Proteins from a single region of Haloarcula laminariae:
- a CDS encoding bacteriohemerythrin, translating into MALIEWDERRYSTGIDRYDDQHKRLFAVLNELHDAMREGRAEEELGDTLRELERYTEYHFTDEEEFMEGCGYADDCSECFFGHQEMHEEFAQKVTELRKKHEEGEYITMEVLEFARNWLDSHIAGGEQDQNYSDYFAEEVDDYDFSSHDIDESTFQ; encoded by the coding sequence ATGGCGCTAATCGAATGGGACGAACGGCGCTACAGCACGGGTATCGACAGATACGACGACCAACACAAGCGGCTGTTCGCGGTGTTGAACGAGCTCCACGATGCGATGAGAGAGGGCCGCGCGGAGGAGGAACTCGGCGACACGCTGCGTGAACTGGAGCGGTACACCGAGTACCACTTCACCGACGAAGAGGAGTTCATGGAGGGGTGTGGGTACGCGGACGACTGTTCGGAGTGTTTCTTCGGCCACCAGGAGATGCACGAGGAGTTCGCCCAGAAGGTGACCGAACTCCGGAAGAAACACGAGGAGGGGGAGTACATCACGATGGAGGTACTGGAGTTCGCCCGCAACTGGCTCGACTCCCACATCGCCGGCGGCGAGCAGGACCAGAACTACAGCGACTACTTCGCCGAAGAGGTCGACGACTACGACTTCTCCTCCCACGATATAGACGAATCGACGTTCCAGTGA
- a CDS encoding DUF2797 domain-containing protein, whose product MQVVGYRARVEDHAALLLAEDGGVTVERLDPGTELSYRLGERHCAGAVESGVPDDDSRADESMVHHRCDAADAPYCAEHTSRWPCARCTGDCGKPIEACDEEHAVYLAAFAPDIVKVGVTRSWRLETRLREQGADRAAHLRTVADGRIARQVEADIAADLGDRVRVPTKIAGFAESVAGPFWDRLCSEYDPLETYEFDYGLELADRPIAETLATGTVRGTKGRVAVLENVGSVYAVDLRDLVGCELDKGPSDRDLQSSLGAFG is encoded by the coding sequence GTGCAAGTCGTCGGCTACCGCGCCCGTGTCGAGGACCACGCCGCCCTGTTGCTGGCCGAGGACGGCGGAGTCACCGTCGAGCGGCTGGACCCGGGGACGGAGCTCTCCTACCGGCTCGGCGAGCGCCACTGTGCCGGCGCCGTCGAGAGCGGTGTCCCGGACGACGACAGTCGGGCAGATGAGTCGATGGTCCACCACCGCTGTGACGCCGCCGACGCGCCCTACTGCGCCGAACACACGAGCCGGTGGCCCTGTGCGCGCTGTACCGGCGACTGCGGGAAACCCATCGAGGCCTGCGACGAGGAACACGCCGTCTACTTGGCGGCGTTCGCGCCCGATATCGTGAAGGTGGGCGTCACCCGCTCGTGGCGCCTGGAGACCCGGCTCCGGGAGCAGGGGGCCGACCGGGCCGCCCACCTCAGGACCGTCGCCGACGGCCGCATCGCTCGGCAGGTCGAGGCCGACATCGCCGCCGACCTGGGCGACCGGGTCCGCGTGCCGACCAAGATAGCCGGGTTCGCCGAGTCGGTCGCGGGACCGTTCTGGGACCGGCTGTGTTCCGAGTACGACCCGCTCGAGACCTACGAGTTCGACTACGGGCTGGAATTGGCCGACCGTCCCATCGCCGAGACGCTGGCGACCGGGACTGTACGCGGGACGAAGGGCCGTGTCGCCGTCTTGGAGAACGTCGGTAGCGTCTACGCCGTCGACCTGCGTGACCTGGTCGGGTGCGAACTCGACAAGGGGCCCTCCGACCGCGACCTGCAGTCGAGTCTCGGCGCGTTCGGCTGA
- a CDS encoding YbhB/YbcL family Raf kinase inhibitor-like protein: MADLELSSPAFDDGERIPAEYGYTEENTSPPLEIRDVPPTAESLLLVVDDPDAKEPAGKVWNHWLCWSISPDTESIPAGSTPSGAVEGQNDYGETGWGGPNPPDREHTYRFLLYALDTGVDLPPDATKDDLYDAASGHMVGKAELTGTYPA; encoded by the coding sequence ATGGCCGACCTCGAACTGTCGAGCCCGGCGTTCGACGACGGCGAGCGAATCCCCGCCGAGTACGGCTACACCGAGGAAAACACCAGTCCGCCCCTGGAGATACGCGACGTGCCGCCGACGGCCGAGTCGCTCCTGCTCGTGGTCGACGACCCCGACGCGAAGGAACCGGCCGGGAAGGTGTGGAACCACTGGCTCTGCTGGTCGATTTCGCCCGATACCGAGTCGATTCCGGCCGGGTCGACGCCGAGCGGTGCCGTGGAGGGACAGAACGACTACGGCGAGACCGGGTGGGGCGGACCGAACCCCCCGGACCGCGAACACACCTATCGGTTCCTGCTGTACGCGCTGGATACGGGCGTCGACCTCCCGCCGGACGCGACCAAGGACGACCTCTACGACGCGGCCAGCGGGCACATGGTCGGCAAGGCGGAACTGACAGGGACCTATCCGGCCTGA
- a CDS encoding NAD-dependent epimerase/dehydratase family protein, with amino-acid sequence MNLQDKRIVVTGGAGFIGSHLVDRLGADNDVLVVDDGSNGRREWVHGDAEFLAGDLTDEAVVADAITAETDLVVHLAASKLVDTDTPRRQFDDNSEITYNVLERMDAVGVDRLVFTSSSTVYGEAPRPTPEDYAPLEPISVYGATKLAEESLISTYAHSHDLQSWVFRFANIVGPRLRGAVIPDFVEKLREDPETLTILGDGRQEKSYMHVSECIDAMVYAVEHADGDHNVFNLGTRTTTSVDRIADIVADEMGVEPAYEHTGGDRGWTGDVPRMRLSIEKLAGLGWEPTQSSDDAVRQSARELIDEL; translated from the coding sequence ATGAACCTACAGGACAAGCGAATCGTCGTCACCGGGGGCGCCGGCTTCATCGGCTCGCACCTGGTCGACCGCCTGGGAGCCGACAACGACGTGCTGGTCGTCGACGACGGCTCGAACGGCAGGCGCGAGTGGGTCCACGGCGACGCCGAGTTCCTGGCCGGCGACCTCACCGACGAGGCGGTCGTGGCCGACGCCATCACCGCGGAGACGGACCTCGTCGTCCACCTGGCCGCCTCGAAGCTCGTCGACACGGACACGCCCCGGCGGCAGTTCGACGACAACAGCGAGATAACGTACAACGTCCTCGAACGGATGGACGCGGTCGGCGTGGACAGGCTCGTGTTCACGTCCTCCTCGACGGTGTACGGCGAGGCCCCGCGGCCGACACCGGAGGACTACGCGCCGCTGGAACCCATCAGCGTCTACGGCGCGACCAAGCTGGCCGAGGAGTCGCTGATTTCGACCTACGCCCACAGCCACGACCTCCAGTCGTGGGTGTTCCGCTTTGCCAACATTGTCGGCCCGCGACTGCGCGGCGCGGTCATCCCGGACTTCGTCGAGAAGCTCCGCGAGGACCCCGAGACGCTGACGATTCTGGGCGACGGCCGCCAGGAGAAGTCCTACATGCACGTCTCGGAGTGCATCGATGCGATGGTCTATGCGGTCGAACACGCCGACGGCGACCACAACGTCTTCAACCTCGGGACCAGGACGACGACCTCCGTCGACCGCATCGCCGACATCGTCGCCGACGAGATGGGCGTCGAGCCGGCGTACGAACACACCGGCGGCGACCGCGGCTGGACCGGCGACGTGCCCCGGATGCGGCTGTCCATCGAGAAGTTGGCCGGCCTGGGGTGGGAGCCGACCCAGTCCAGCGACGACGCGGTCCGGCAGTCGGCACGCGAACTCATCGACGAGCTCTGA
- a CDS encoding DsbA family protein encodes MQRFSRRTFIAGSVALATGSAGCLSGGDDSTPTPGIGTIAESTTPDTEGALPSPVAGDPEADVTVAAYEDYACPHCATYSLDVFPQLASEYLEPGRIRYEFHDFPIPVDETVSWQAASAARAVQVEAGSQAYFEYSESLFGDQSNLGPDRYASLAEEVDVDGETVRQAATEERYSETVTADKQGGLDSGVSGTPTVFVNGSQVEWQEIAYEPLKDAIESAMGE; translated from the coding sequence ATGCAACGGTTCAGCCGCCGGACGTTCATCGCGGGGAGCGTCGCACTGGCGACAGGGAGTGCGGGCTGTCTCTCGGGCGGGGACGACTCGACCCCGACGCCGGGCATCGGGACGATAGCCGAGTCGACCACGCCGGACACGGAGGGGGCCCTCCCCTCGCCGGTCGCCGGCGACCCCGAGGCCGACGTGACCGTCGCCGCCTACGAGGACTACGCCTGCCCGCACTGTGCGACCTACTCGCTCGACGTGTTTCCCCAGCTGGCGAGTGAGTACCTCGAACCGGGGCGAATCCGCTACGAGTTCCACGACTTCCCGATTCCGGTCGACGAGACGGTCTCGTGGCAGGCCGCAAGCGCCGCCCGCGCGGTCCAGGTCGAGGCCGGCTCGCAGGCGTACTTCGAGTACAGCGAGTCGCTCTTTGGCGACCAGTCGAACCTCGGCCCCGACCGGTACGCCTCACTGGCCGAGGAGGTCGACGTCGACGGCGAGACCGTCCGACAGGCCGCGACGGAGGAGCGATACAGCGAGACCGTCACCGCGGACAAGCAGGGCGGCCTGGACAGCGGGGTCTCCGGGACGCCGACCGTCTTCGTCAACGGGAGCCAGGTCGAGTGGCAGGAAATCGCCTACGAGCCCCTGAAAGACGCCATCGAATCGGCGATGGGCGAATGA
- a CDS encoding tRNA (cytidine(56)-2'-O)-methyltransferase codes for MNSAQDVTVLRLGHRPGRDERITTHVGLTARALGADRIVFAGAAASRADTVVDITDRFGGPFDVETTDEPKRRIREFDGTVVHLTMYGEPIQDVEGDIGEAHQSEPLLVVVGAEKVPFEVYERADYNVGVTNQPHSEIASLAVFLDRLYGGRELDREWDDPEQVVIPMATGKKVVDPEEVEDGD; via the coding sequence ATGAACTCCGCACAGGACGTGACGGTCCTCCGGTTGGGACACCGGCCCGGGCGGGACGAGCGCATCACTACCCACGTCGGCCTGACCGCGCGGGCGCTCGGGGCCGACCGCATCGTGTTCGCCGGCGCGGCCGCCAGTCGCGCCGACACCGTCGTCGACATCACGGACCGGTTTGGCGGCCCCTTCGACGTGGAGACGACCGACGAACCCAAGCGCCGCATCCGCGAGTTCGATGGCACCGTGGTCCACCTGACGATGTACGGCGAACCGATTCAGGACGTGGAGGGCGACATCGGCGAGGCTCACCAGTCCGAGCCGCTCCTCGTCGTCGTCGGGGCCGAGAAGGTCCCCTTCGAGGTGTACGAACGGGCCGACTACAACGTCGGCGTGACGAACCAGCCCCACTCCGAAATCGCCTCGCTCGCGGTCTTCCTCGACAGACTGTACGGGGGCCGTGAGCTCGACCGCGAGTGGGACGACCCGGAGCAGGTCGTCATCCCGATGGCGACGGGCAAGAAAGTCGTCGACCCGGAGGAGGTCGAGGATGGGGACTGA
- the tfe gene encoding transcription factor E yields the protein MAFEDLLEDPVIQKYLHELVGPKGMPVAAAPPDGEVTDEELAEELGLELNDVRRALFILYENDLAAYRRLRDEDSGWLTYLWTFQYDEIPEQLEEEMYRLLEGLEERREYERNNEFYLCEHCGIRFEFGEAMEFGFECPECGNQVETMENTRLVTAMEERIDQLRSELNVEAEA from the coding sequence ATGGCTTTTGAGGATCTGCTGGAGGACCCCGTCATACAGAAGTACCTCCACGAGCTGGTCGGACCGAAAGGGATGCCGGTCGCCGCCGCGCCGCCGGACGGCGAAGTGACCGACGAGGAGCTGGCCGAGGAACTGGGCCTCGAACTGAACGACGTTCGCCGCGCGCTCTTTATTCTCTACGAGAACGACCTGGCGGCGTACCGCCGGCTCAGGGACGAGGACTCGGGGTGGCTCACCTACCTCTGGACGTTCCAGTACGACGAGATTCCCGAGCAGCTGGAGGAGGAGATGTACCGGCTTCTGGAGGGGTTAGAGGAGCGGCGCGAGTACGAGCGCAACAACGAGTTCTACCTCTGTGAACACTGTGGCATCCGCTTCGAGTTCGGCGAGGCCATGGAGTTCGGCTTCGAGTGCCCCGAGTGTGGCAACCAGGTCGAGACGATGGAGAACACCCGTCTCGTGACCGCCATGGAGGAGCGTATCGACCAACTGCGCTCGGAACTGAACGTGGAAGCTGAGGCCTGA
- a CDS encoding DUF2110 family protein, with amino-acid sequence MVVLGAKVYVTGDARERALDGLRGLVTDRFGDLDVEFEIGHREDDFPVVTVEGPDAVVARNVLREEFGEVVPSHEAGETYVGTLDSWDDDGFVLDAGPAGDVRIPAENLDLGQGTPEQIRKRFGLVQHLPLRFVAGPEPRLADEEVDRLYGWTRGENDRVNTNSATRSEVRATVNKSGHAQDIVTVERLGLLEMSIICNPDTDGPGLLADIGRFMPSELLAVVP; translated from the coding sequence ATGGTCGTCCTTGGTGCGAAAGTGTACGTGACGGGCGACGCCCGGGAGCGTGCACTCGACGGCCTGCGCGGGCTCGTGACCGACCGCTTTGGCGACCTCGACGTCGAGTTCGAAATCGGCCACCGCGAGGACGACTTCCCCGTAGTGACCGTCGAAGGTCCCGACGCCGTCGTCGCGCGGAACGTCCTCCGTGAGGAGTTCGGCGAGGTCGTGCCCAGCCACGAGGCCGGCGAGACCTACGTCGGCACCCTCGACTCCTGGGACGACGACGGGTTCGTCCTTGACGCCGGCCCCGCCGGCGACGTGCGGATTCCGGCCGAGAACCTCGACCTCGGGCAGGGGACGCCCGAACAGATACGCAAGCGGTTCGGGCTGGTGCAGCATCTCCCGCTTCGCTTCGTCGCCGGCCCCGAGCCCCGGCTGGCGGACGAGGAAGTCGACCGGCTGTACGGGTGGACGCGGGGCGAGAACGACCGCGTCAACACCAACAGCGCGACCCGCTCGGAGGTGCGGGCGACGGTCAACAAGTCCGGCCACGCCCAGGACATCGTCACCGTCGAGCGGCTCGGTCTGCTGGAGATGAGCATCATCTGCAACCCGGACACCGACGGCCCGGGGCTGCTCGCCGACATCGGTCGGTTCATGCCGTCGGAACTACTCGCCGTCGTCCCCTGA
- a CDS encoding DUF5803 family protein has product MHRRHLALLAVLALVALAGCTGIFGPEEVDEQQLNQNASYDWETETNASITLNRSSYRAVYDIPDNSSFTIYNRDDLGREESVPVSALRFRFDNGTVISAANSSLTARQTGSSTVIELPDNSSGQVAYSAPRQGKSFATPVYTSGYTYEVTLPPGRRVGIPLLSQVTPGNYETDTNATTDRMTVTWDEPVDSQSIRVRFYLERDLYIFGGLAAIATVVGVVGTLYYWRQLQAVRRRRQEAGIDLEEEYEDDFDDDGPPPGMR; this is encoded by the coding sequence ATGCACCGTCGCCATCTCGCTCTGTTGGCCGTGCTCGCGCTGGTCGCTCTGGCCGGCTGTACCGGCATTTTCGGACCCGAGGAGGTCGACGAGCAACAGCTGAACCAGAACGCGAGCTACGACTGGGAGACGGAGACGAACGCCTCGATAACGCTGAATCGCAGCTCCTACCGTGCCGTGTACGACATCCCGGACAACTCCTCGTTTACCATCTACAACCGGGACGACCTCGGCCGCGAGGAGAGCGTCCCGGTCAGCGCGCTGCGCTTTCGCTTCGACAACGGGACCGTCATCAGCGCCGCGAACTCCTCGCTGACGGCCCGCCAGACCGGTAGCTCGACCGTCATCGAGCTCCCCGACAACAGCAGCGGCCAGGTCGCCTACAGCGCGCCGCGCCAGGGCAAGTCCTTCGCGACGCCGGTGTACACCAGCGGCTACACCTACGAGGTGACGCTTCCGCCGGGTCGCCGGGTCGGCATCCCGCTGCTCTCGCAGGTGACGCCCGGCAACTACGAGACCGACACGAACGCGACGACCGACCGGATGACCGTCACCTGGGACGAGCCGGTCGACTCGCAGTCGATACGGGTGCGGTTCTACCTGGAGCGTGACCTCTACATCTTCGGCGGGCTCGCGGCTATCGCCACCGTCGTCGGCGTGGTCGGAACGCTGTACTACTGGCGCCAGCTCCAGGCGGTGCGACGCCGGCGACAGGAGGCCGGCATCGACCTCGAAGAGGAGTACGAGGACGATTTCGACGACGACGGCCCGCCGCCGGGAATGCGCTGA
- a CDS encoding pyridoxamine 5'-phosphate oxidase family protein translates to MPTETYGQWMGTPMDERDIDRLLTDTGWGVLSLAQGDEPYSIPVSFGYDGGDVFLALIQDSPENTKFEFVEDGKRARLLVTDVDGRFDWQSIGVTGTVRALARESGDWDHAVETLDDNAWFSTDFQRADGIDEITVWRLAVDEVRGLEVREDEN, encoded by the coding sequence ATGCCGACGGAGACATACGGGCAGTGGATGGGGACGCCGATGGACGAGCGCGACATCGACCGGCTGCTGACCGACACCGGCTGGGGCGTCCTCTCGCTGGCCCAGGGCGACGAACCGTACAGCATCCCCGTCTCGTTCGGGTACGACGGCGGTGACGTCTTTCTCGCGCTCATCCAGGACAGCCCGGAAAACACCAAGTTCGAGTTCGTCGAGGACGGGAAGCGGGCGCGCCTGCTCGTGACCGACGTCGACGGCCGCTTCGACTGGCAGTCCATCGGTGTAACGGGCACCGTGCGGGCGCTGGCCCGGGAGAGCGGTGACTGGGACCACGCCGTCGAGACGCTCGACGACAACGCCTGGTTCTCGACGGACTTCCAACGGGCCGACGGTATCGACGAGATAACGGTCTGGCGTCTGGCGGTCGACGAGGTGCGGGGGCTGGAAGTGCGAGAGGACGAGAACTGA
- a CDS encoding 4Fe-4S dicluster domain-containing protein: MAIDPEFETNRDVVEQHEGHDVWGPVEEPETLGIHGTHVAVDFDICLADGACLEDCPVDVFEWVDTPGHPESEMKADPTHEDQCIDCMLCVDVCPVDAIDVDPGRESRT; this comes from the coding sequence ATGGCTATCGACCCGGAGTTCGAAACGAATCGTGACGTCGTCGAACAACACGAGGGTCACGATGTCTGGGGACCCGTCGAGGAGCCCGAGACGCTCGGTATCCACGGGACCCACGTCGCCGTCGACTTCGATATCTGTCTCGCCGACGGCGCCTGTCTGGAGGACTGTCCCGTCGACGTCTTCGAGTGGGTGGACACGCCGGGCCACCCCGAGAGCGAGATGAAGGCCGACCCGACCCACGAGGACCAGTGTATCGACTGTATGCTGTGTGTGGACGTCTGCCCCGTCGACGCCATCGACGTCGACCCCGGCCGGGAGAGCCGGACCTGA
- a CDS encoding DUF456 domain-containing protein, whose product MFLTLDTALVVLAFLLLVAGVVGSLVPQVPGALLSLAGVFTYWYATGEPGAGLLAALVLIGVLTWVVDFAGGALSARAGGASNATALLAGVVGLVLFFFTGPLVMILGVAATVFLVEFYRQQDARKGAKAALVTTAGMLASSVAQALLTGSILLAVLGVALL is encoded by the coding sequence ATGTTCCTCACTCTCGATACGGCGCTTGTGGTCCTCGCTTTCCTGTTGCTCGTCGCCGGCGTCGTCGGTAGCCTCGTCCCGCAGGTCCCCGGCGCGTTGCTCTCGCTCGCCGGCGTCTTCACCTACTGGTACGCCACCGGCGAGCCCGGGGCCGGCCTCCTCGCGGCGCTCGTCCTCATCGGCGTCCTGACGTGGGTCGTCGACTTCGCCGGCGGCGCACTCAGCGCCCGGGCCGGCGGGGCCTCGAACGCGACGGCGCTGCTCGCTGGCGTGGTCGGGCTGGTGCTGTTTTTCTTCACCGGGCCGCTCGTCATGATTCTCGGCGTCGCCGCGACCGTGTTCCTCGTCGAGTTCTACCGCCAGCAGGACGCCCGAAAGGGGGCCAAAGCGGCGCTGGTCACGACCGCCGGCATGCTGGCTTCGAGCGTCGCCCAGGCGCTGCTGACCGGCTCGATACTGCTCGCCGTACTCGGCGTCGCGCTGTTGTGA
- the tmcA gene encoding tRNA(Met) cytidine acetyltransferase TmcA, with translation MELARALRAEAERADERRVLVLAGDPDATRDRAAAALGATDIPVDDTTVLGPEAVLGCERHEQRRAAELLGRTQSAVVVDAHRELRPNALGTAVGAVAGGGLVLLLTPPLDEWPDRRDEFDASLAVPPFDRSAVTGHFRRRLVETVRAHRGVAVVAVGESDTVEKSGLTDPPPHRPRSVPDPPADHAFPVATYEACRSADQRDAVRALESLASPGHAVVVEADRGRGKSSAAGLAAANLAREGLDVLVTAPQYRSAGELFTRAAGLLETLGGTVERDRADSPHRLTVAGTGEAGDGRIRYEPPASAVDLPDDPDVVLVDEAAALPVRRLEALLSAPSVGFTTTVHGYEGAGRGFSVRFRDRLDDCDHAVTELSMTAPIRYADADPVEVWAFRALLLDARPPVEPLVTDATPETVTYRGLTSAELLADEHLLREVFGLLVLAHYRTEPTDLARLLDAPNLTVRALTHRGHVVAVALLAREGGLSAETRERMYEGGRVRGNMVPDVLTTQLRDGDAGVPVGRRVLRIATHGAVRSRGLGSRLLTEVRREFADSVDWLGVGFGATPELLDFWRENGYRTCHLSTSRNDRSGEYSAVMLDPCSDAGRELATRHAGWFCDRIGATLTDALADADPDVVRAALGAADAEPSADLSAWEWRLVAGVPSGASILDTNPAPFRRLALRHLVAPADPSALSTREERLLVRKVLQARPWPAVTREMGFVSERECKQALAGCVETLTSLYGEPS, from the coding sequence ATGGAACTGGCCCGGGCGTTGCGCGCCGAGGCGGAGCGAGCCGACGAGCGTCGGGTGCTCGTCCTGGCCGGCGACCCGGACGCGACCCGGGACCGGGCGGCAGCGGCGCTCGGCGCCACCGACATCCCGGTCGACGACACCACGGTCCTGGGCCCCGAAGCGGTGCTCGGTTGCGAGCGCCACGAGCAGCGCCGCGCCGCCGAGTTGCTGGGTCGGACGCAGTCGGCCGTCGTCGTCGACGCCCACCGCGAGCTCAGGCCCAACGCCCTCGGAACCGCCGTGGGCGCCGTCGCGGGGGGCGGTCTGGTACTCCTGTTGACGCCGCCGCTCGACGAGTGGCCCGACCGCCGGGACGAGTTCGACGCCTCGCTCGCAGTGCCCCCCTTCGACCGCTCGGCCGTGACCGGACACTTCCGCCGTCGGCTGGTCGAGACCGTCCGCGCCCACCGCGGCGTCGCCGTCGTCGCCGTCGGCGAGAGCGACACCGTCGAGAAATCTGGCCTGACCGACCCGCCGCCACATCGCCCGCGGTCGGTGCCCGACCCCCCTGCCGACCACGCCTTCCCAGTCGCGACCTACGAGGCCTGTCGCAGCGCCGACCAGCGAGACGCCGTCCGCGCGCTCGAATCGCTCGCCTCGCCGGGCCACGCCGTTGTCGTGGAGGCCGACCGCGGCCGGGGCAAGTCAAGCGCCGCGGGGCTGGCCGCGGCGAACCTCGCCCGGGAGGGGCTGGACGTGCTGGTGACCGCCCCGCAGTACCGGAGCGCGGGGGAGCTTTTCACCCGGGCCGCGGGGCTGTTGGAGACGCTCGGTGGTACAGTCGAGCGGGACCGTGCGGACTCCCCACACCGGCTGACGGTCGCGGGAACGGGCGAGGCCGGCGATGGCCGCATCCGCTACGAGCCGCCGGCCAGCGCGGTCGACCTGCCCGACGACCCGGACGTCGTCCTCGTCGACGAGGCCGCGGCCCTGCCCGTCCGACGGCTCGAAGCGCTGCTCTCGGCGCCGTCGGTGGGCTTTACCACGACCGTCCACGGCTACGAGGGCGCCGGACGGGGCTTTTCGGTCCGGTTCCGCGACCGGCTCGACGACTGTGACCACGCCGTGACAGAGCTGTCGATGACCGCGCCAATCCGGTACGCCGACGCCGACCCCGTGGAGGTGTGGGCGTTCCGCGCCCTGCTGCTAGACGCCCGACCGCCGGTCGAGCCGCTGGTCACCGACGCGACGCCGGAGACGGTCACGTACCGGGGGCTCACGTCCGCGGAGCTACTCGCCGACGAACACCTGCTCCGGGAGGTATTCGGGCTGCTCGTGCTGGCCCACTACCGGACGGAGCCGACCGACCTCGCGCGGCTGCTGGACGCGCCGAACCTGACCGTGCGGGCGCTGACCCACCGGGGACACGTCGTCGCCGTGGCGCTGCTGGCTCGTGAGGGCGGGCTGTCCGCCGAGACGCGCGAGCGGATGTACGAGGGCGGGCGGGTCCGGGGGAACATGGTCCCCGACGTGCTGACCACACAGCTCCGGGACGGGGACGCCGGCGTTCCCGTCGGCCGGCGCGTCCTCCGCATCGCCACGCACGGCGCCGTCCGCTCGCGGGGGCTGGGCTCGCGGTTGCTGACCGAGGTCCGCCGGGAGTTCGCCGACAGCGTGGACTGGCTGGGCGTGGGGTTTGGCGCCACCCCCGAGCTCCTCGACTTCTGGCGGGAAAACGGCTACCGGACGTGTCACCTCTCGACCTCGCGAAACGACCGCAGCGGGGAGTACTCGGCGGTCATGCTCGACCCCTGTAGCGACGCCGGCCGCGAACTCGCGACCCGCCACGCCGGGTGGTTCTGTGACCGCATCGGCGCCACGCTGACCGACGCGCTGGCCGACGCCGACCCCGACGTGGTCCGGGCCGCGCTCGGGGCCGCCGACGCCGAGCCCAGCGCCGACCTCTCCGCCTGGGAGTGGCGCCTCGTCGCGGGCGTCCCCAGCGGCGCGTCAATCCTCGATACGAACCCGGCCCCGTTCCGACGGCTCGCGCTCCGACACCTCGTGGCGCCCGCCGACCCGTCGGCGCTATCGACCCGCGAGGAGCGCCTGCTCGTCCGGAAGGTGTTACAGGCCCGCCCCTGGCCGGCAGTCACGCGGGAGATGGGCTTCGTCTCCGAGCGCGAGTGCAAGCAGGCCCTCGCCGGATGCGTCGAAACGTTGACCAGCCTCTACGGCGAACCGTCGTAG
- a CDS encoding universal stress protein, whose amino-acid sequence MPQVVVPVRYPLTKDSRRTLAEAIKIAEEEDADLTVLHVNLYQNSTRVSRAALKRAVEEQFGHVPRSRYIVRSGMLVEETILDEVAANEADVVVIGTKQASRWRKMIRRLVDDPDIERFLREELDCDIVTVSPTGAPRHSPSASED is encoded by the coding sequence ATGCCACAGGTCGTGGTCCCGGTCCGCTATCCGCTGACGAAAGACTCCAGACGGACGCTGGCCGAGGCGATCAAGATAGCCGAGGAGGAAGACGCCGACCTCACGGTCCTCCACGTCAACCTCTATCAGAACAGCACGCGCGTGTCGCGGGCGGCGCTGAAACGGGCCGTCGAGGAGCAGTTCGGACACGTCCCTCGGAGCCGGTATATCGTCAGGTCGGGGATGCTCGTCGAGGAGACCATCCTCGACGAGGTCGCGGCGAACGAGGCCGACGTGGTCGTCATCGGCACGAAACAGGCCAGCCGCTGGCGGAAGATGATACGTCGCCTCGTCGACGACCCCGACATCGAGCGGTTCCTCCGCGAGGAGCTCGACTGTGACATCGTCACCGTCAGCCCCACCGGGGCGCCGCGTCACTCGCCGTCCGCGTCGGAGGACTGA